In Nostoc sp. CENA543, a single genomic region encodes these proteins:
- a CDS encoding sulfurtransferase: MSQYAHPEVVVDTEWLENHLHDPNLRIVEVDTSPELYKNAHIPGAVFWHIFTDILLPDLSINLDAIAFANLMSRSGITKDTTVIAYGSYPGTGGWIFWLLKLFGHNHVKVLNGGYQKWKSENRPLSPELSTFSSVPYEAQTPDPQLRVLHTEVQASMNRKNTILLDVRTPQEYSGEWFFNQPPKKNERAGHIPGAVNIEHILTLNEDGTFKSLPELKSLYESQDITSDQEIFPYCAIGGRSGYIWFVLKYLLGYPQVRNYDGSWNQWSRLSNV; this comes from the coding sequence ATGTCCCAGTACGCTCATCCTGAAGTTGTAGTAGATACCGAATGGCTAGAAAATCATCTCCATGATCCCAATCTTCGCATTGTAGAAGTTGATACCAGTCCAGAACTATACAAAAATGCTCACATTCCTGGGGCTGTATTTTGGCATATTTTCACAGATATATTATTACCGGATTTGAGTATAAATTTAGATGCGATCGCCTTTGCCAACTTGATGTCGCGTTCTGGTATCACTAAGGATACAACAGTGATTGCCTATGGTAGTTACCCAGGAACAGGAGGTTGGATTTTTTGGCTATTAAAATTATTTGGACACAATCATGTCAAAGTTCTCAATGGTGGATATCAAAAATGGAAATCAGAAAATCGTCCCCTGTCCCCAGAATTATCGACCTTTTCATCAGTTCCCTACGAAGCTCAAACGCCTGATCCTCAGTTACGAGTATTGCATACAGAAGTTCAAGCTTCTATGAATAGAAAAAATACCATCCTATTGGATGTCCGCACGCCTCAAGAATACAGTGGTGAATGGTTTTTCAATCAACCCCCAAAAAAGAATGAACGTGCTGGACATATTCCTGGCGCAGTTAATATTGAACACATTCTGACTTTAAATGAGGATGGCACTTTCAAATCATTGCCTGAATTGAAAAGTCTTTATGAAAGTCAAGACATCACATCTGATCAGGAAATATTTCCCTATTGTGCTATTGGTGGGCGTTCTGGATACATCTGGTTCGTCTTAAAGTATTTACTCGGCTATCCCCAAGTTCGCAACTATGACGGTTCCTGGAATCAATGGAGTCGTCTTTCCAATGTTTAG
- a CDS encoding efflux RND transporter periplasmic adaptor subunit, translating to MFKIASGQNKWIFSLRTITLILSIISSIGILWAVNLRRQSTNTSQNNLPAISNNQQSIVRITALGRLEPQGDIIHLSATGANQRLAKLLVKEGEQVSADQIIAVMDNVSQYQAAVENAKAKVNVARSRLAQVQAGEESGQIEAQRQKVAETQSQLVEGVKVQQSVVARQQLELLKAKDNYQRYKDLLDKGAVSVSDTETRRLQVEIEQQKLQEAQANLREQVSTGEERVKAAEATLDSLDHVKPTDILVAKAELNESLSQLEKAKVDLESLYVKAPVAGQILNINTRVGEVVSSKGIVDIGQTQQMYVIAEVYESDIHYVKIGQEAKIVSEYGGFTGEIKGEVDQIGLQIEQPGIINDDPTAKADVRIVKVKIRLRPDDSERVRTLNKLQVRASIQIK from the coding sequence ATGTTTAAAATAGCATCTGGTCAGAATAAATGGATATTTAGTCTGAGGACAATTACTTTAATTTTGTCTATTATTAGCAGTATTGGTATTCTCTGGGCTGTGAATTTACGTAGGCAATCAACAAACACCAGTCAGAATAATTTACCAGCAATATCAAATAATCAACAGTCTATAGTTCGTATTACAGCTTTAGGCAGATTAGAACCACAAGGCGATATTATTCACCTGTCTGCGACAGGCGCAAATCAACGTTTGGCGAAACTGTTGGTAAAAGAAGGTGAACAAGTGAGTGCAGACCAAATTATTGCAGTTATGGATAATGTGAGTCAATATCAAGCGGCTGTAGAAAATGCTAAAGCCAAAGTAAATGTAGCGCGATCGCGTTTAGCTCAAGTGCAAGCTGGTGAAGAATCTGGACAAATTGAAGCTCAACGCCAAAAAGTTGCAGAAACACAATCACAATTAGTTGAAGGTGTTAAGGTACAACAATCTGTAGTTGCTCGTCAACAACTGGAATTACTCAAAGCTAAAGATAATTATCAACGCTACAAAGATTTGTTGGATAAAGGAGCAGTGTCTGTTTCTGATACAGAAACTAGACGTTTGCAAGTGGAAATTGAGCAGCAAAAATTGCAAGAAGCCCAAGCTAACCTCCGTGAACAAGTTAGTACAGGTGAGGAACGTGTAAAAGCTGCTGAAGCTACATTAGATAGTTTAGATCATGTCAAACCCACAGATATTTTAGTCGCCAAAGCAGAATTAAATGAGTCCTTATCTCAATTAGAAAAGGCAAAAGTTGACCTAGAATCTCTTTATGTGAAAGCACCTGTAGCTGGGCAAATTTTAAATATCAATACCAGAGTCGGTGAAGTTGTCAGTAGTAAAGGGATTGTTGATATCGGACAAACACAACAAATGTATGTGATTGCTGAAGTTTACGAAAGTGATATTCATTATGTAAAAATCGGTCAGGAAGCAAAAATTGTCAGTGAATATGGTGGATTTACTGGAGAAATTAAAGGAGAGGTAGATCAAATTGGATTGCAAATTGAACAGCCAGGAATCATTAATGATGATCCCACCGCCAAAGCCGATGTTAGAATCGTGAAAGTGAAAATTCGCCTGCGTCCCGATGACAGTGAACGTGTGAGAACACTGAATAAGTTACAAGTTAGAGCATCAATTCAGATTAAGTAG
- the cobA gene encoding uroporphyrinogen-III C-methyltransferase, which translates to MNRTDNEAQNSFGKVYLVGAGPGDPGLMTLKGKSILECADVVIYDALVSPAILAMINPQAEQINAGKRRGKHSLLQDETTQLLIEKAQEHAIIVRLKGGDPFIFGRGGEEMADLVAAGIPVEVVPGITSGIAAPAYAGIPLTHRLYSSSVTFVTGHEAAGKYKPKVDWQAIAHGSETIVIYMGIHNLSYILEELTQAGLSAETPIALVRWGTRPEQEELIGELRNIVELVEKTGFEAPAIAVIGSVVNLHSILSESRPRKTEL; encoded by the coding sequence ATGAACCGCACAGACAATGAAGCACAAAACAGTTTCGGCAAAGTTTACTTAGTCGGTGCGGGGCCAGGTGATCCTGGACTAATGACCCTCAAGGGTAAGAGTATTTTAGAATGTGCCGATGTCGTAATTTATGATGCCTTGGTGAGTCCGGCAATTTTAGCCATGATTAATCCCCAAGCGGAACAAATCAACGCTGGTAAGCGAAGGGGAAAACATTCACTGTTACAGGACGAAACCACCCAACTATTAATCGAGAAGGCACAGGAACACGCTATTATTGTACGTCTTAAAGGTGGCGATCCGTTTATTTTTGGTCGCGGTGGCGAAGAAATGGCTGATTTAGTCGCCGCAGGTATTCCTGTAGAAGTTGTGCCAGGAATTACATCTGGTATTGCTGCCCCAGCTTATGCAGGGATACCTTTAACCCACAGATTATATAGTTCTTCTGTGACTTTTGTGACTGGTCACGAAGCCGCAGGTAAGTATAAACCGAAAGTAGATTGGCAAGCGATCGCCCACGGTTCAGAAACCATCGTCATTTATATGGGAATTCACAATCTGTCTTACATCCTCGAAGAGTTGACCCAAGCGGGATTAAGTGCCGAAACACCCATTGCTTTAGTCCGTTGGGGGACGCGTCCCGAACAGGAAGAGTTAATTGGGGAATTGAGAAATATTGTGGAACTAGTGGAGAAAACCGGATTTGAAGCCCCTGCGATCGCTGTAATTGGCTCAGTAGTAAATCTGCACAGTATTTTATCAGAAAGCCGTCCCAGAAAGACGGAGCTTTAA
- a CDS encoding response regulator transcription factor has product MQILLVEDDFEQLEPLQGILSEAGYTVDAAEDGEIAQWLISQKDYDLLIIDWMLPTISGLSLCRQYRLSGKTAPVLMLTAKDTTPDKVMGLDAGADDYLVKPADLVELLARVRALGRRVPNWQGDSLRIADLQLHLAELSIERNQVKVELSPREAQLLEYLMRHPNQVLTRNQLEEALWECGTEPESNALTVLVRKLRHRLQILGAGDWIRTVYGMGYRLKPEIYEW; this is encoded by the coding sequence ATGCAAATTTTATTAGTAGAAGATGACTTTGAACAATTAGAACCACTACAAGGTATTTTGTCTGAGGCTGGATATACTGTTGATGCTGCGGAAGATGGTGAAATAGCCCAGTGGTTGATTTCGCAAAAAGATTACGATTTATTAATTATTGACTGGATGTTACCAACAATCAGTGGCTTGAGTTTATGTCGTCAATATCGTCTCTCAGGTAAGACGGCACCAGTATTGATGTTAACTGCGAAAGATACTACACCCGACAAAGTTATGGGTTTAGATGCAGGAGCAGATGATTATCTAGTTAAACCTGCTGATTTAGTGGAACTTTTGGCACGAGTACGTGCTTTGGGACGCAGAGTCCCTAATTGGCAGGGGGATAGCTTACGAATCGCAGATTTACAGTTACATTTAGCTGAATTAAGCATAGAACGGAATCAGGTAAAAGTAGAATTATCTCCCCGTGAAGCACAATTGCTAGAATACTTGATGCGTCACCCTAATCAAGTTTTGACTCGTAATCAACTGGAAGAAGCTTTATGGGAGTGCGGTACGGAGCCAGAAAGCAATGCCTTAACTGTTCTAGTACGCAAGTTACGACACCGTTTGCAGATATTAGGTGCAGGAGACTGGATTAGGACAGTATATGGTATGGGTTATCGTTTGAAACCAGAAATATATGAGTGGTGA
- a CDS encoding sirohydrochlorin chelatase, with the protein MSSAYLLVSHGSRDPRPEIAMQQLAKLVAEKLQISEKFVGIACLEVSPEPLHQQIQNFAQNAVFLGCRHLKIVPIFLLAGVHVMTDIPAEVALAKQTIGEDITIDLQPYLGSHPDLQRFFQQQINTIKADAGILLAHGSRRPGSQQPVETMAANLGLVTAYWSVAPTLESRVQELVSFGKQAIAILPYFLFSGGITDAIAQAVDELKLQFPGVNFYLAPPLGASDELAILIEDLIHP; encoded by the coding sequence ATGTCATCTGCTTATCTCCTTGTATCCCACGGCAGTCGTGATCCTCGTCCTGAAATAGCTATGCAGCAACTAGCAAAACTGGTGGCTGAAAAACTGCAAATATCAGAAAAATTTGTGGGTATTGCGTGTTTAGAAGTTAGTCCCGAACCTTTACATCAGCAAATCCAAAACTTTGCCCAAAATGCCGTGTTTTTGGGATGTCGTCACCTGAAAATTGTGCCGATATTTCTGCTAGCAGGTGTCCATGTGATGACGGATATTCCGGCTGAGGTCGCACTAGCAAAACAGACTATCGGTGAAGATATCACAATTGACCTACAACCATATTTAGGCAGTCATCCCGATTTACAGAGGTTTTTTCAACAGCAAATCAATACTATTAAAGCCGACGCAGGAATTTTGTTAGCACATGGTAGCCGTCGTCCTGGTTCACAACAGCCAGTAGAAACTATGGCGGCGAATTTGGGTTTAGTTACCGCTTATTGGTCTGTCGCACCAACTTTAGAATCACGGGTACAAGAGTTAGTGAGTTTTGGCAAGCAAGCAATTGCCATTTTGCCATACTTTCTTTTCTCTGGGGGTATAACAGATGCGATCGCTCAAGCTGTTGACGAGTTAAAATTACAATTTCCTGGGGTGAACTTTTACCTAGCACCACCTCTAGGCGCGAGTGACGAATTAGCTATTTTGATTGAGGATTTAATTCACCCATGA
- a CDS encoding cell wall metabolism sensor histidine kinase WalK, giving the protein MFNRSRRNLASWFTLAMGSILVVFAAVVYYLKVVDELEGLDRLLYKKASVMVASVKLEMHDGQQQLDLEHVPLLGSMVQPLPDSELVYAGWYDRQKQLVQFFGKVKSDRLLVSGGFDTIKTDSQVWLRQVTLPVYQHGLLIGYLQARMPMTAMENTLAEFRLVLAIAVPITLAVVALTGWWLGGLAMQPIRHSYDYLQRFTADASHELRSPLTAIINNAQYGLLSKSADLEGQRQRFQKIFDIAKSMSALVNDLLFLARYQGHLPTEFLHKIDLNQLLAQITDDYANQPDAQHLSLVAKLPSNSITVLGDANLLRQAVINLLSNACKYTHAGGQVYLQLFTQSHWAVIQIVDNGIGIPETDLPYIFERFYRVDKKRSRKTGGFGLGLAIVQQIVQSHGGKVRINSTFKEGTTLQVFLPLY; this is encoded by the coding sequence ATGTTTAATCGTAGCCGTCGCAATCTCGCAAGTTGGTTCACCCTAGCAATGGGGAGTATTTTAGTTGTGTTTGCGGCAGTAGTTTACTATTTAAAAGTTGTAGATGAGTTGGAAGGACTGGATCGATTACTTTATAAAAAAGCCAGTGTGATGGTAGCAAGTGTTAAGTTGGAAATGCACGATGGTCAACAACAACTAGACTTAGAACACGTACCATTGTTAGGAAGTATGGTACAACCATTGCCGGATAGTGAATTGGTGTATGCAGGTTGGTACGATCGCCAAAAGCAACTGGTACAATTTTTCGGTAAAGTTAAGAGCGATCGCCTGTTAGTGTCCGGTGGATTTGATACTATCAAGACCGATAGTCAAGTCTGGTTGCGTCAGGTGACATTGCCAGTTTACCAGCATGGTTTATTAATCGGTTATTTACAAGCAAGAATGCCGATGACCGCTATGGAAAATACTTTAGCGGAATTTCGGCTAGTTTTGGCTATTGCTGTGCCTATTACTTTAGCTGTAGTTGCTTTGACTGGTTGGTGGTTGGGAGGACTAGCAATGCAACCAATTCGCCATAGTTACGATTATCTGCAAAGATTTACAGCTGATGCTTCTCATGAATTGCGATCGCCTTTGACAGCAATTATTAATAATGCTCAGTACGGCTTGCTGTCTAAATCGGCTGATTTAGAGGGACAACGTCAGCGTTTCCAAAAGATTTTTGATATTGCCAAATCAATGAGTGCTTTGGTAAATGATTTACTATTTTTAGCACGTTATCAAGGTCACTTACCTACAGAATTTTTACACAAAATCGACCTAAATCAATTACTTGCACAGATAACAGATGATTATGCTAATCAACCAGATGCACAACATTTGAGTCTTGTTGCCAAACTGCCAAGTAATAGTATAACTGTGTTGGGTGATGCTAACTTGCTCCGGCAGGCAGTTATCAACTTACTGAGTAATGCTTGTAAATATACTCATGCTGGTGGTCAAGTTTATTTACAGTTATTTACTCAATCACATTGGGCTGTAATTCAAATTGTAGATAACGGCATTGGTATTCCTGAAACTGATTTACCATACATTTTTGAACGTTTTTATCGAGTAGATAAAAAACGCTCTCGTAAAACAGGGGGATTTGGTTTGGGTTTAGCTATAGTCCAACAAATAGTTCAATCCCACGGAGGCAAGGTGAGAATTAATAGCACCTTTAAAGAGGGTACAACTTTACAAGTTTTTTTGCCTCTATACTAA
- a CDS encoding PmeII family type II restriction endonuclease: MKDNFKKARQSLRNKGITSNIIAVNSCMYGKDSSPFKEDVDTDKTYLKYAGQEFWEFISEDANLYQEIIVPIGEEAKKKDEIFKSTLDAKVNEMTFEFIQYFTTNGRIDWIKLFDYVSKKGDVKLEAISQQMTLELEDRDADLEETLDLADALDVEE; encoded by the coding sequence ATGAAAGATAATTTTAAAAAAGCCCGACAGTCATTGAGAAATAAAGGTATTACAAGTAATATCATAGCCGTTAACAGTTGTATGTATGGCAAGGATAGTAGCCCTTTTAAGGAAGATGTGGATACAGATAAAACATACTTAAAGTATGCGGGACAAGAGTTTTGGGAATTTATTTCAGAAGATGCCAACCTTTATCAAGAAATTATTGTTCCTATTGGAGAGGAAGCCAAGAAAAAAGATGAAATTTTTAAGTCTACTCTTGATGCAAAAGTTAATGAAATGACTTTTGAATTTATACAGTATTTTACTACAAATGGTCGTATTGATTGGATTAAACTATTTGATTATGTTTCTAAAAAAGGCGATGTCAAATTAGAAGCAATATCTCAACAGATGACATTAGAATTAGAAGATAGAGATGCAGATTTAGAAGAAACTCTAGATTTAGCAGATGCACTAGATGTTGAGGAATAG
- a CDS encoding helix-turn-helix transcriptional regulator: MANLQSLFQGIIHAKNEQELKSLLFPELSDYFAAKRSGLFFLEELPLLDSRLQKVMQFALSTKRNPVVRYLVERHTPVHEALVISPKAWQLICPRADHWHVLVGPIVNQGQLVGVIGFTRAIGMPAFDTQNLLDVSALCLHLSTWVATVRSLNLNPSKLVYQQSNTRQLTPREMQIAQLVAQGRTNAQIGAELWITENSVKQALKRMFRKLEVSSRAEMVAQLLVGTQR, translated from the coding sequence ATGGCGAACTTACAATCTTTGTTTCAAGGGATCATCCACGCCAAAAACGAACAGGAATTAAAATCACTGCTTTTCCCCGAATTGAGTGATTATTTTGCGGCTAAACGCTCAGGATTATTTTTTCTAGAGGAACTCCCTTTGCTGGATAGCAGGTTGCAAAAGGTGATGCAGTTTGCTTTATCTACTAAACGTAATCCCGTTGTGCGTTATTTAGTAGAAAGACATACTCCTGTTCACGAGGCTTTAGTAATTTCACCGAAAGCATGGCAGTTAATTTGTCCACGGGCTGATCATTGGCACGTTCTAGTGGGGCCGATTGTCAATCAAGGTCAATTAGTGGGTGTGATTGGTTTTACCCGTGCCATTGGGATGCCTGCATTTGATACACAGAACTTGCTGGATGTGAGCGCGCTATGTCTGCATTTATCGACTTGGGTGGCAACGGTAAGATCCCTAAATTTAAATCCAAGTAAATTAGTATACCAACAATCTAACACTCGTCAATTAACACCCCGTGAAATGCAAATTGCTCAATTAGTAGCACAAGGGCGAACTAATGCTCAAATTGGGGCGGAACTGTGGATTACGGAAAATTCTGTAAAGCAAGCTTTAAAACGAATGTTCCGTAAACTGGAAGTTTCATCTCGTGCTGAGATGGTCGCTCAATTGTTGGTCGGTACTCAACGCTGA
- a CDS encoding PmeII family type II restriction endonuclease gives MVETALNITLESETILIQQLELIDQNNPQTWQNKLILGDCLDVLRKLPSASIDLIVTSPPYADSRKKTYGGIAPDEYTDWFLKRALELKRVLKPEGSFILNIKEKVVNGERHPYVLHLILGMQKQGWLWTEEYIWHKKNSYPGKWSNRFRDSWERCLHFNKQKKFKMNQESVMVPMGDWAKSRLKNLSETDKRRDNSKVESGFGKNISNWLERKMAYPTNVLHLATECGNKNHSAAFPKALPSWFIKLFTDVDDVVLDPFAGSGTSCISAKELGRNYVGIEIKKEYCELAAMNITAIVMNTQLMTNRHQYHEELNVADQNYQIYHDYLIQHVLTPFYDKRFEKLRNLKLKNVLKRKNPYLFKAKNIERAQDFVDSIITAFLSSQEETIFGNLLEGFAIYISESLYGGFKSKLNSVDLEFERNGTYYIVGIKSGTSWGNSDQIS, from the coding sequence ATGGTAGAAACAGCACTAAACATTACTTTAGAATCTGAGACAATTCTGATTCAGCAGTTGGAGTTAATAGATCAGAATAACCCACAAACTTGGCAGAATAAGCTGATTCTCGGTGATTGTTTAGATGTTTTACGCAAGTTGCCTTCTGCAAGTATTGATTTAATTGTCACTTCCCCTCCATATGCGGATAGTCGAAAAAAAACTTATGGAGGAATTGCGCCAGATGAATATACTGATTGGTTCCTCAAAAGAGCGTTAGAACTAAAAAGAGTTTTAAAACCTGAAGGTTCTTTCATTCTTAATATTAAAGAGAAGGTTGTTAATGGGGAAAGACATCCATACGTATTGCATTTAATTTTAGGAATGCAGAAACAGGGATGGTTATGGACTGAAGAATATATCTGGCATAAAAAAAATAGTTATCCTGGTAAGTGGTCTAATCGCTTTCGTGATTCTTGGGAACGTTGTTTACATTTTAATAAGCAAAAGAAATTTAAGATGAATCAGGAATCTGTTATGGTTCCTATGGGAGATTGGGCAAAATCTCGGCTCAAAAATTTAAGTGAGACTGACAAAAGACGCGATAATTCTAAAGTTGAAAGTGGATTTGGTAAGAATATATCTAATTGGTTGGAGCGTAAAATGGCCTATCCAACCAATGTTTTACATTTAGCAACTGAATGCGGCAATAAAAATCATAGTGCCGCTTTCCCTAAAGCTCTACCTTCATGGTTCATCAAATTATTTACTGATGTAGATGATGTAGTCCTTGATCCGTTTGCTGGTTCAGGCACGTCTTGTATATCTGCTAAAGAATTGGGTAGAAATTATGTAGGAATTGAGATTAAAAAAGAGTATTGTGAACTGGCAGCAATGAATATCACAGCAATAGTTATGAATACTCAACTTATGACAAACCGTCATCAGTACCATGAGGAGTTAAATGTGGCAGACCAAAATTATCAGATTTATCATGATTACTTAATTCAGCACGTCCTTACACCTTTCTATGATAAAAGATTTGAGAAATTGAGAAATTTAAAGCTTAAAAATGTTCTCAAACGTAAAAATCCTTATTTATTTAAAGCAAAAAATATTGAGCGCGCCCAAGATTTTGTTGATAGCATCATTACTGCATTTCTTTCATCACAAGAAGAAACAATTTTTGGGAATTTGTTGGAAGGATTTGCTATATATATCTCTGAATCTTTATATGGTGGTTTTAAGTCGAAACTCAACAGTGTTGATCTAGAGTTTGAGCGAAATGGAACATATTATATTGTAGGGATTAAATCTGGGACTAGTTGGGGCAATTCCGACCAGATTAGTTAA